In one Nitrososphaera sp. genomic region, the following are encoded:
- a CDS encoding zinc-binding dehydrogenase translates to MRAAPFFEHGPAGVIRYHDSFPDPAAVKGNVAVRVECCGVNHLDIWTRQGIQGRTIRLPHICGCDIVGRVEGAKGRTRRVLVYPGISCGRCIACRSGAENLCSRFAIIGGMSDYDGGYAELVSVPARNIIDIPSSLGTAAAATLAVSYLTAWNMLRTNGAGKNSTLLVYGGSSGIGMATIQLSKALGVPMVITTASTEEKRDFSKDLGADYVIDTTGDIAARVSEITGGRGVDIVIDHVGAATWTASISSLKQGGRMAVCGMTSGNDAVVPVRAFYTKQLIMTGALLGTKAQLAELVRFVARKKIHPVIDSVFALKDARLAQERMESGRHMGKILIDCRSM, encoded by the coding sequence ATGAGGGCCGCCCCGTTTTTCGAGCATGGGCCCGCCGGCGTAATCAGGTACCATGACTCGTTTCCCGACCCTGCGGCCGTCAAGGGCAATGTAGCCGTCCGCGTCGAGTGCTGCGGCGTAAACCATCTTGACATCTGGACGCGCCAGGGCATACAGGGCAGAACGATCCGGCTTCCACATATCTGCGGCTGCGATATCGTGGGCCGCGTCGAGGGGGCCAAAGGTAGGACAAGACGCGTTCTCGTTTATCCCGGCATCAGCTGCGGCAGGTGCATCGCATGCAGGTCAGGCGCGGAAAACCTGTGCAGCAGGTTTGCGATTATTGGCGGGATGAGCGACTATGACGGCGGCTATGCGGAGCTGGTGTCAGTCCCGGCGCGAAATATTATTGACATTCCGAGCTCGCTTGGGACCGCGGCTGCGGCGACGCTGGCAGTCTCGTACCTCACTGCCTGGAACATGCTCAGGACCAATGGGGCGGGCAAAAACAGCACCTTGCTGGTTTACGGTGGCTCAAGCGGAATTGGAATGGCAACCATACAGCTCTCAAAGGCTCTGGGGGTACCCATGGTGATTACCACCGCCTCGACGGAAGAGAAAAGGGATTTCTCAAAGGACCTTGGCGCAGACTATGTCATTGACACTACCGGAGACATTGCTGCACGAGTTTCCGAGATCACCGGAGGCAGGGGCGTCGACATCGTGATAGACCACGTCGGTGCCGCTACATGGACTGCGAGCATCAGCTCCCTGAAGCAAGGCGGGCGCATGGCGGTTTGCGGCATGACCTCGGGCAACGACGCCGTTGTTCCAGTACGCGCCTTTTACACCAAGCAGCTGATAATGACCGGAGCCCTCCTTGGCACAAAGGCCCAGCTGGCAGAGCTCGTGCGGTTTGTGGCACGCAAGAAAATCCACCCGGTCATTGATTCCGTGTTTGCACTCAAAGACGCCAGGCTGGCACAGGAGAGGATGGAGAGTGGCAGGCACATGGGCAAGATACTGATAGACTGCAGGAGCATGTAG
- a CDS encoding valine--tRNA ligase, whose amino-acid sequence MPEPKIQSTSWNPEIEKSILKRWQDDNTYAFLPADRSRPAFVIDTPPPYPSGRPWHIGAAAHYAQIDMIARTARMSGKNVLFPIGIDRNGLPVEIYTEKKYKIRMRQMDRQKFLDLCKGALDDLEAEMLEIMRSMGLSGDFANYYRTDSDDYRSLTQATFIRLWRQGLVYLANRPNNYCPDCGTTIADAEIIHDDLPTKLVHMKFKVAETGDTLTIASTRPELLFACQAVIVNPEDDRYRALQGKHASIPIFERQVEIRPHHSAKPEFGTGAVMVCSYGDQNDVQVFRELGLKEIVALSENGVTTEAAGQYQGLRINQARTRIVDDLKAAGLVEKEESIMHSTPLCERSKTPIEIIPLHDYYVKQLEFVPKLRELAMTELKFHPEMHRQILLNWLDSVAIDWPVSRRRFYGTEIPIWYCNSCGTPNLPSPGGYYRPWKEKPPFERCEKCGGSDFTGEDRTFDTWMDSSISPLYVTRYGRDEQLFSYGYPTALRPQAKDIIRTWLHYTMLRCVQLTGKIPWHEAWIMGYGVDEKGEKMSKSKGNVIDPFPVIQKYGADTFRFWSASETGLGYDFRCSEQRIAGAQKFLSKLWNIARFLSSFPVAKEPAELVPTDAWILAELGRLEQECKRGYDGYDFWIPANAIREFTWNVFAAHYVEMVKGRAYDTAHPGHQSALYTLHKCFSTILLLLAPITPFATEELWDKIYADGKSIHLHDYLSSIKSGSQQTGQSETTKAITDFNSLVWNKKKETISKETGKPLSLKDSIDIEVPEKLAPFRPDLEAMHNIKRPQ is encoded by the coding sequence ATGCCAGAACCCAAGATCCAGTCGACCTCCTGGAACCCGGAAATTGAAAAGTCTATACTCAAAAGGTGGCAGGACGATAATACCTATGCATTTTTGCCGGCCGACAGGAGCAGGCCCGCATTTGTCATTGACACGCCGCCTCCCTACCCATCCGGCAGGCCCTGGCACATTGGAGCCGCGGCGCACTATGCCCAGATAGACATGATCGCCCGCACCGCAAGGATGTCTGGCAAGAACGTGCTCTTTCCCATAGGCATTGACAGAAACGGCCTTCCAGTCGAGATTTACACCGAGAAAAAGTACAAGATCCGGATGCGCCAGATGGACAGGCAAAAGTTCTTGGACCTCTGCAAGGGCGCGCTGGACGACCTTGAAGCCGAGATGCTCGAGATTATGAGGAGCATGGGGCTGTCAGGGGATTTTGCAAATTACTACAGGACTGATTCTGACGATTACCGCTCGCTCACCCAGGCGACCTTTATCCGCCTCTGGCGGCAGGGGCTCGTCTACCTGGCAAACAGGCCGAACAACTACTGCCCTGACTGCGGAACCACGATAGCCGATGCCGAGATTATCCACGACGACCTGCCCACAAAGCTAGTGCACATGAAGTTCAAAGTTGCGGAAACCGGCGACACGCTGACCATTGCCTCGACGCGGCCGGAGCTTCTTTTTGCCTGCCAGGCGGTAATAGTAAACCCCGAAGACGATCGCTACAGGGCGCTTCAGGGCAAGCACGCCTCCATTCCTATCTTTGAAAGGCAGGTGGAAATCCGACCGCACCACTCGGCCAAGCCCGAGTTTGGAACAGGAGCCGTAATGGTGTGCAGCTATGGCGACCAGAACGACGTGCAGGTATTCCGCGAGCTGGGGCTCAAGGAGATAGTGGCCCTGAGCGAAAACGGCGTCACGACGGAGGCCGCCGGGCAGTACCAGGGCCTGCGGATAAACCAGGCGCGGACGCGGATCGTAGACGACCTAAAGGCGGCGGGGCTTGTTGAAAAGGAGGAAAGCATCATGCACAGCACACCGCTTTGCGAGCGCAGCAAGACCCCCATCGAGATTATCCCGCTGCACGACTATTACGTCAAGCAGCTAGAGTTTGTGCCAAAACTCAGAGAGCTTGCCATGACGGAACTCAAATTCCATCCCGAGATGCACCGCCAGATACTCCTCAACTGGCTCGATTCGGTTGCCATTGACTGGCCCGTGTCGCGCCGGAGGTTCTACGGAACCGAAATCCCAATCTGGTACTGCAACAGCTGCGGTACGCCAAACCTCCCATCTCCAGGCGGCTACTACCGGCCGTGGAAGGAAAAGCCGCCCTTTGAGCGCTGCGAAAAGTGCGGAGGCTCAGATTTTACCGGCGAGGACCGCACCTTTGACACCTGGATGGATTCGAGCATCTCGCCTCTTTACGTTACCAGGTACGGGCGAGACGAGCAGCTGTTTTCCTACGGGTATCCCACGGCGCTTCGGCCGCAGGCAAAGGACATCATTCGCACCTGGCTGCACTACACCATGCTCCGCTGCGTGCAGCTGACCGGCAAAATCCCGTGGCATGAGGCGTGGATAATGGGCTACGGTGTCGACGAGAAGGGCGAAAAAATGAGCAAGAGCAAGGGTAACGTCATTGACCCATTTCCCGTGATTCAAAAGTACGGCGCTGACACGTTCCGCTTCTGGTCCGCGAGCGAGACAGGCCTTGGCTATGACTTTCGCTGCTCCGAGCAGAGGATCGCCGGAGCGCAAAAGTTCCTTTCAAAGCTCTGGAACATTGCGCGCTTTTTGTCCTCATTTCCGGTGGCCAAAGAACCAGCGGAACTGGTGCCGACAGACGCATGGATTCTTGCCGAGCTAGGCAGGCTCGAACAGGAGTGCAAGCGGGGATATGACGGGTATGACTTTTGGATACCGGCCAACGCAATCAGGGAGTTTACGTGGAACGTCTTTGCGGCGCACTATGTCGAGATGGTCAAGGGGCGCGCCTACGACACCGCCCATCCGGGCCACCAGTCAGCGCTCTATACGCTGCACAAGTGCTTCTCTACAATACTCCTGCTCCTTGCACCCATAACGCCCTTTGCCACGGAGGAGCTCTGGGACAAGATCTACGCAGACGGCAAGAGCATACACCTCCACGATTACCTGAGCTCGATAAAATCCGGCTCGCAGCAAACTGGCCAGAGCGAGACCACAAAGGCCATCACGGACTTTAACTCCCTTGTCTGGAACAAAAAGAAGGAGACCATTTCAAAGGAGACGGGCAAGCCGCTCTCACTTAAAGACTCGATTGACATCGAGGTGCCGGAAAAACTCGCCCCCTTCAGGCCCGACCTGGAAGCAATGCACAACATCAAGAGACCTCAATGA
- a CDS encoding 6-hydroxymethylpterin diphosphokinase MptE-like protein: MKFADWFPYYQGIRAEFGYSTEKDQEAARILSELIRKKKTPGDTKVLQKKISRKNVIVVGAGPSLDDEAESEKIVKYLKKNKVAVKIAADGAALFLLEHKIKPDIVVTDLDGRPSALLDAEKRGAIMVVHAHGDNVELIKRIVPKMKKLVGTTQVMPLDNVHNFGGFTDGDRAVFLAEEFGAKKIVLVGMDFGSAPGKYSKEDVKDPELKKKKMDAGKRLLEMLAKQSRSELADASKKPIRGFAPLVTR, encoded by the coding sequence GTGAAGTTTGCAGACTGGTTCCCTTACTATCAGGGAATTCGGGCGGAATTTGGCTACAGCACAGAAAAGGACCAGGAAGCCGCAAGGATCCTGTCGGAACTGATAAGGAAGAAAAAGACACCAGGCGACACCAAGGTCCTGCAGAAAAAGATCTCCCGCAAGAACGTGATTGTAGTCGGGGCTGGCCCCAGTCTGGACGACGAGGCTGAAAGTGAAAAGATAGTAAAGTATCTGAAGAAGAACAAGGTGGCTGTCAAGATAGCCGCAGACGGCGCGGCGCTGTTTCTGCTTGAGCACAAGATAAAGCCGGACATTGTCGTTACGGACCTTGACGGCAGGCCTTCGGCGCTTCTGGACGCGGAAAAACGCGGGGCCATCATGGTCGTCCATGCGCACGGCGACAACGTCGAACTGATAAAAAGGATTGTACCCAAGATGAAAAAGCTGGTTGGCACGACCCAGGTAATGCCGCTTGACAACGTGCATAATTTTGGCGGCTTTACGGACGGCGACAGGGCGGTCTTTCTTGCTGAAGAGTTTGGCGCCAAAAAGATAGTGCTTGTCGGCATGGACTTTGGCAGTGCTCCGGGCAAGTACTCCAAGGAAGATGTCAAGGACCCGGAGCTGAAAAAGAAAAAGATGGACGCAGGCAAGCGCCTCCTTGAGATGCTTGCAAAGCAGTCGCGCTCAGAGCTTGCGGACGCCTCCAAAAAGCCAATCAGGGGCTTTGCACCGCTGGTAACGCGCTAG
- a CDS encoding MOSC domain-containing protein produces MRQDPEVEMAKVLSLNVGLPCTVEFHGRPVTTGIFKEPVEGRLKLSRLNFDGDRQADLTVHGGFDKAVYAYPAEHYDYWKKRVTGRNLPWGMFGENLTTEGLLEDQVDIGDIFRVGSSEIVATQPRMPCYKLGVKFGNMEIVRQFMESRLTGIYFRVLREGDVGVGDAIENIHRDENDIRVKDVVRIAAGERVDTRMLERAIRVKALAEGWRQEFRELLSGRVD; encoded by the coding sequence TTGAGGCAAGACCCAGAGGTAGAGATGGCGAAGGTTCTTTCGCTAAACGTGGGGCTTCCATGCACCGTCGAATTTCATGGAAGGCCCGTGACCACCGGAATCTTCAAAGAGCCAGTAGAGGGGCGGCTGAAGCTGAGCAGGCTAAACTTCGACGGTGACAGGCAGGCTGACCTGACTGTTCATGGCGGATTCGACAAGGCCGTGTATGCCTACCCTGCAGAACATTACGATTACTGGAAAAAAAGGGTGACTGGCCGCAACCTGCCATGGGGCATGTTTGGAGAGAACTTGACGACTGAAGGTCTGCTTGAAGACCAAGTCGATATCGGTGACATATTTCGGGTCGGCTCGAGCGAAATAGTCGCCACGCAGCCCAGAATGCCTTGCTACAAGCTCGGAGTAAAGTTTGGGAACATGGAGATTGTCAGACAGTTCATGGAAAGCAGGCTTACAGGCATCTACTTCAGGGTTCTGCGGGAGGGAGATGTTGGAGTCGGAGACGCGATCGAAAACATACATCGCGATGAGAATGATATCAGGGTCAAAGATGTCGTCAGAATTGCAGCCGGGGAACGCGTTGATACCCGGATGCTTGAGCGCGCAATTCGCGTCAAGGCGCTTGCAGAAGGCTGGCGGCAAGAATTTCGTGAACTGCTTTCAGGCAGAGTGGACTAG
- a CDS encoding redoxin family protein, whose amino-acid sequence MKVPAALIGIACVAVAFVVVALYPSGEGSSVVSNRQISQPKVPVNQSSQAAEPKASPATVTLSRNATSATASVVVDETQFRKAPNFAGITGYINTGPVNIGDLKGKVVLVDFWTVDCINCEHTMPYVVDWNSKYSGKGLVIVGVHTPEFGFEKDMGTVQAAVKGFGIQFPVLQDNSYQTWQAYGNHYWPHMYLIDSAGYIRYDHIGEGSYDVTENMIQTLLAERPVQSG is encoded by the coding sequence ATGAAGGTACCTGCCGCATTAATTGGTATTGCCTGCGTAGCGGTCGCCTTTGTTGTCGTCGCACTATATCCAAGCGGCGAGGGATCCTCCGTCGTAAGCAATCGGCAGATTTCGCAGCCAAAGGTTCCCGTTAACCAATCCTCGCAGGCCGCCGAACCCAAGGCGAGCCCCGCGACGGTAACACTTTCGCGCAACGCTACTTCCGCGACGGCTTCAGTGGTAGTGGACGAAACGCAATTCAGAAAAGCGCCGAATTTTGCCGGGATAACCGGCTACATAAACACCGGTCCAGTAAACATCGGCGACCTGAAAGGCAAGGTTGTTCTTGTAGACTTTTGGACCGTTGACTGCATAAACTGCGAGCACACGATGCCCTACGTTGTTGACTGGAACAGCAAGTATTCGGGCAAAGGGCTGGTTATAGTCGGGGTGCACACTCCCGAGTTTGGCTTTGAAAAAGACATGGGAACTGTGCAGGCGGCCGTCAAGGGATTTGGGATACAATTTCCGGTCCTCCAGGATAACAGCTACCAGACATGGCAGGCATATGGCAACCACTACTGGCCACACATGTACCTGATAGACTCCGCTGGATACATCAGGTACGATCACATTGGAGAGGGGTCGTATGATGTGACCGAGAACATGATCCAGACGTTGCTGGCGGAACGCCCTGTTCAGTCAGGCTAG
- a CDS encoding glycosyl hydrolase — protein sequence MAVMAGILVSSFWPHIPVALGSSAPPGALWYTVVAGDDIQKIATKLGLADKTLLATWNNIPSPYYVYLNEQLWYLPTNLAYSYYTVVSGDDIQKIATKLGLADKMWVVYWNNIPSPYYVYLNEALKYIPSGSSGTSRPSGTLVPTTGVLLGAYDDSGISHFEGQLGRSVVINQHFYSGLQTVGVDLSNIMSNDFATGHIPLITWDMPGTTPLLTSIISGSYDTGLKAYANVFKQQGKHVFLRWGSEMNGNWIPAIDGSHNGGSSTGPSNFIAAYKHIHDLFIAQGATNVIWVWTPNAGSVPRDSWNNWKNYYPGDAYVDWVGIDGYNRDPSPWVMTSSIFQSVYNDYKATKPIMIAETGTIEAGDGGNLKSAWFVDAATSMQNSMPSIAAYVYFNSNTSTHAWRIDTTSTSLTGFKTAFAHNAYYSVTVSP from the coding sequence ATGGCTGTTATGGCAGGAATTCTCGTTTCAAGCTTTTGGCCGCATATCCCTGTCGCTCTTGGGTCGTCCGCGCCTCCTGGTGCATTATGGTACACCGTGGTCGCTGGCGACGACATTCAAAAGATTGCGACCAAGCTCGGACTTGCCGACAAGACGCTCCTTGCAACTTGGAACAATATTCCTTCTCCGTACTATGTCTATTTGAATGAACAGCTCTGGTATTTGCCTACTAACTTGGCGTACAGCTACTATACGGTAGTTTCAGGGGACGACATTCAAAAGATTGCGACCAAGCTCGGACTTGCCGACAAAATGTGGGTGGTATACTGGAATAATATTCCCTCTCCATATTACGTATACCTTAACGAGGCTTTGAAATACATTCCATCCGGGAGCTCTGGAACCAGCAGACCCAGTGGGACACTAGTCCCGACGACAGGAGTGCTGCTAGGGGCTTACGATGACAGCGGAATTTCGCATTTTGAGGGCCAGCTTGGCAGGTCAGTGGTCATTAACCAGCACTTCTACAGTGGACTTCAGACCGTCGGCGTTGATCTTTCAAATATTATGAGCAACGACTTTGCAACCGGTCATATCCCTCTTATCACATGGGATATGCCTGGGACCACTCCTCTTCTCACCTCCATAATATCTGGCAGTTACGATACAGGTCTGAAGGCTTATGCCAATGTGTTCAAACAACAAGGTAAACACGTATTTCTCAGATGGGGCTCAGAGATGAATGGCAACTGGATTCCTGCTATCGATGGCTCGCACAATGGTGGTTCATCGACCGGTCCTTCAAACTTTATCGCCGCTTACAAACACATCCATGACCTATTCATTGCTCAAGGCGCAACCAATGTAATTTGGGTATGGACGCCTAATGCCGGCAGTGTTCCACGCGATTCTTGGAACAACTGGAAGAATTACTATCCTGGAGACGCATATGTGGACTGGGTTGGCATAGACGGGTACAATAGGGATCCTTCGCCGTGGGTAATGACATCCAGCATCTTCCAGAGCGTATACAATGATTACAAGGCGACCAAGCCTATAATGATAGCCGAAACTGGAACTATAGAAGCCGGAGACGGCGGCAACTTGAAATCTGCTTGGTTCGTCGACGCCGCAACTTCCATGCAGAATTCCATGCCTTCCATTGCAGCATATGTTTATTTCAATTCCAATACCTCAACACACGCGTGGAGGATAGACACCACCTCGACATCGCTTACAGGGTTCAAAACGGCATTTGCTCATAATGCGTATTATTCTGTGACTGTTTCTCCTTAG
- a CDS encoding YncE family protein, with protein sequence MPQGNPLTAAVVAGLLRVRMNWKQALLAVLASLSVIASFNIAYALQIPMKIERSFPFGSILNVYDVGIDSNSGLLFFSDDDNHALVAIDMKENHTKSIAIGGYPYRIAVNPATNKVYVTHACNCQAGYSVSVIDFSKGFNGSKVVQIENASIPYSRIAVNQNTNRVYATSSDSITVIDGSADRAIGIINVPASDVAVNYNTNTIYAIDNNDTLYKIDGLTNAIISRITVGSTSYSNTSQSWSTVRPFMLAVNPNTNVAYLLNSIDSSAQQGEFSLSQYHLMAVNGSSNTIINPSITVISGLNTELSMNPNNNRLYVIQGDSEILTLDGRTNQLAYALANPVPPYYRGVVIDTSTNKLYIHSQTGIFQISDSGIAAPEFESFPLAIAFASAVMTILILQKHRKSERK encoded by the coding sequence ATGCCTCAAGGCAATCCCTTAACAGCTGCGGTGGTTGCGGGTCTTTTGCGAGTAAGGATGAACTGGAAGCAAGCACTACTTGCAGTACTGGCGTCCCTCTCGGTGATTGCTTCTTTCAATATTGCATATGCTCTGCAAATTCCAATGAAAATCGAGAGGTCATTTCCTTTCGGTTCAATTCTTAATGTATATGATGTTGGTATCGATTCAAACTCCGGTCTGCTATTTTTCAGTGATGATGACAATCACGCATTAGTCGCGATCGACATGAAAGAAAATCATACCAAGAGTATTGCAATAGGTGGATATCCGTATCGGATTGCGGTCAACCCTGCAACGAATAAGGTATACGTCACACATGCTTGCAATTGCCAAGCGGGTTATTCGGTCAGTGTAATAGATTTCTCAAAGGGGTTTAACGGCTCGAAGGTAGTTCAGATTGAGAATGCAAGCATACCGTACTCAAGGATAGCCGTGAACCAGAATACGAATCGAGTGTACGCCACCTCATCCGATTCCATTACCGTTATCGATGGCTCTGCCGACAGGGCAATAGGCATTATCAATGTCCCTGCATCGGACGTCGCTGTAAACTATAACACGAATACTATCTACGCAATTGACAACAATGATACACTTTACAAGATTGACGGCTTAACAAACGCAATAATTTCAAGAATTACAGTTGGGAGTACCAGCTACTCAAATACCTCGCAGTCATGGAGCACAGTTAGACCGTTCATGCTGGCAGTAAATCCAAATACAAACGTCGCATATTTGCTAAATTCCATAGATTCGTCAGCGCAGCAAGGTGAGTTTTCTCTTTCCCAGTATCACTTGATGGCAGTTAACGGTAGTTCAAACACGATCATAAACCCAAGTATCACCGTGATAAGCGGATTGAATACTGAACTCAGCATGAATCCGAACAACAACCGGCTTTACGTTATTCAAGGTGATAGCGAAATACTGACGCTTGACGGGAGGACAAATCAACTCGCATATGCACTGGCAAATCCTGTGCCCCCCTACTATAGAGGGGTGGTTATTGATACCTCGACGAACAAATTGTACATTCATAGTCAAACAGGCATATTCCAAATATCAGACAGCGGAATTGCGGCGCCTGAATTCGAGTCATTTCCCTTAGCAATTGCATTTGCTTCAGCAGTTATGACTATACTAATATTGCAAAAGCACAGAAAGTCAGAGCGAAAATAA
- the guaA gene encoding glutamine-hydrolyzing GMP synthase, with protein sequence MDKIVVLDFGSQYSHLICRRIREANVYCELLPYNTPLKVIKEINPSGIILSGGPASVYAQGAPKPDNGIFAMDKPILGICYGHQVLVDSFGGKVKKAATKEFGRAGLKIDDGSDLFKSVGQNINCWMSHGDAAEQLPEGFKVLAHTDSSFSAAIGNPAKKFYGIQFHPEVVHTDKGTQILKNFAQQISGAKPDWDMESFIENAIQEIRSQVGDEKVLAAVSGGIDSTTVAALMHRAIGSNLRCLFVNHGLLRQDEENEVLKLFRDHLGIEVIYADAEKQFLDKLKGVADPEQKRKIIGEEFAHVFADVVKKEGPFQWLAQGTLYPDVIESGVSKGPAAVIKTHHNVGGLPKWLQLKVIEPLRYLYKDEVRKAARLLDVPDELLKRHPFPGPGLAVRIIGEVTPEKTRVCKMASKIVEDELRIAGWYDKVWQAYAAVGDDRAVGVLGDERVYGHIVMIRVVESVDAMTADWSRLPYEVIEKMSNRITNEVEGATWVTYAVSSKPPATIEPQ encoded by the coding sequence ATGGACAAGATAGTAGTACTTGACTTTGGCTCACAGTACAGCCACCTTATCTGCAGGCGGATAAGGGAGGCAAACGTCTACTGCGAGCTTCTGCCATACAACACGCCTCTGAAGGTAATCAAGGAGATCAATCCAAGTGGCATCATACTATCCGGAGGCCCTGCAAGCGTCTATGCGCAAGGCGCGCCCAAGCCGGACAATGGCATCTTTGCGATGGACAAGCCGATTCTTGGGATCTGCTATGGCCACCAGGTCCTTGTGGACAGCTTCGGAGGCAAGGTGAAAAAGGCCGCGACAAAGGAGTTCGGGCGCGCGGGCCTGAAGATTGACGACGGGTCAGACCTATTCAAAAGCGTTGGGCAGAACATCAACTGCTGGATGAGCCACGGCGATGCGGCCGAGCAGCTGCCCGAGGGCTTCAAGGTGCTTGCGCACACGGACAGCTCTTTTTCGGCTGCGATTGGAAACCCGGCCAAGAAATTCTACGGAATCCAGTTCCACCCTGAGGTGGTGCATACGGACAAGGGCACGCAGATTCTGAAGAACTTTGCGCAGCAGATTAGTGGCGCCAAGCCGGACTGGGACATGGAGAGCTTTATCGAAAATGCGATCCAGGAAATCCGCAGCCAGGTGGGAGATGAAAAGGTGCTTGCCGCCGTAAGCGGCGGCATTGATTCAACAACCGTAGCGGCCCTGATGCACAGGGCAATTGGCAGCAACCTCAGGTGCCTGTTTGTGAACCACGGCCTGCTGAGGCAGGACGAGGAAAATGAAGTGTTGAAGCTGTTCCGCGACCACCTTGGGATAGAAGTCATTTACGCGGACGCGGAGAAGCAGTTCCTTGACAAGCTCAAGGGGGTTGCGGACCCGGAGCAAAAGCGCAAGATAATCGGAGAAGAGTTTGCCCATGTCTTTGCTGACGTGGTAAAGAAGGAAGGGCCTTTCCAGTGGCTTGCACAGGGCACGCTGTATCCCGACGTGATTGAAAGCGGCGTGTCAAAGGGGCCGGCGGCGGTGATAAAGACCCACCACAACGTGGGAGGCCTTCCCAAGTGGCTGCAGCTCAAGGTTATCGAGCCGTTACGCTACCTGTACAAGGACGAGGTGCGCAAGGCTGCAAGACTTCTTGACGTGCCGGATGAACTGTTAAAGAGGCACCCGTTCCCCGGGCCCGGCCTTGCCGTCAGGATTATCGGCGAGGTCACGCCGGAAAAAACTAGGGTATGCAAGATGGCAAGCAAGATTGTCGAGGACGAGCTTCGCATTGCGGGGTGGTACGACAAGGTGTGGCAGGCTTATGCGGCAGTAGGGGACGACAGGGCCGTTGGGGTGCTTGGAGACGAGCGGGTGTACGGGCACATTGTGATGATAAGGGTTGTCGAGTCGGTCGACGCCATGACCGCGGACTGGTCCAGACTGCCATACGAAGTCATTGAGAAGATGAGCAACAGGATAACGAACGAAGTTGAAGGCGCAACGTGGGTAACGTACGCTGTGTCAAGCAAGCCACCGGCGACGATCGAGCCTCAATAA